The following DNA comes from Candidatus Methylacidiphilum fumarolicum.
AAAAATACGTTCCCGAACAAGTGGCTATGGAATCAGTTATTTTCGTACAAAATAGGAAAACAGCCATCGATATGGGTGCGGCTCGTGGGGTTGCCTTACTGTTGTTTTCTTTGAAGGATCTGCCGGTTTTTGAATATAGTCCTAGAACGGTTAAAATTGCTGCAACTGGCCGTGGTTCGGCTCGGAAAGAGCAGGTATCTTTTATGGTCCGAGCAATTTTATCACTAAATTATTCTCCCCCAGCGGATGCTGCTGATGCGCTGGCGGTGGCTCTCGCGCATGTCCACAACTTATGGAATGTTCGAAAAGGTTATGATTTCATATCTTAAAGGAATTCTCATTTATTGCTCTTTTCCTACGATTATCGTTGAATCCCATGGAATAGGCTTTGAAATCTTCTCTTCTCTTTCCCTTTATCAAAGCCTTCCCCCTCTCCATTCGGAGGTTTCTCTGTATACCCATTTGAATGTCTCAGAAAACCGCTTCGAACTTTTCGGATTTCATGATCTTGAAGAACAGCTTACCTTCAGAATTCTTGTTGAAAAAGTGCATGGGGTGGGGCCAAAAACAGCGATTACTATTCTCAATGTCCTTCCTCCAAAAGAATTTAAAGAAGCGATATATAGGGAAGACTATAGGGTTCTTTCAAAAATCAAGGGGATTGGAGAGAAGACTGCGCACAGGCTGGTGGTGGAACTAAAAGATAAGTTGGATATGGGGCATTCAGTTGTTGGTCCCTTTTCAAAGGTGACCAAAGATCAAATTTTTGAAGATTCTCTTAAGGCCTTGGTTGCATTAGGATTCAAAGAGACAGAAGCAGTGAAGCTAGTTCGGAAAGTAAGAGAAAAAGAGCCGGAGAAGGATCTTGAAGGTGTTATACGGGAATGTCTGAAGCTGACCTGTATGGAAAGGTAACCTAACTCATTGATCTAAGGAATGAGGAAAAATGAATCCAAAAATAAAGGATGTATTGGCTCAGCCCACCGATAGTTTATTTGAAGAAAATTTGAGGCCCCAAAAGCTCGGCGATTTTTTAGGACAAGAAAAAATCAAAGAACGGCTTTATATTCTTGTTCAGGCAGCAAAGATCAAAAAGGAACCGCTCCCGCATCTTCTTTTCAGCGGTCCACCGGGACTGGGAAAGACAACCTTAGCACATATTCTTTCTAAAGAAATGAATGCT
Coding sequences within:
- the ruvC gene encoding crossover junction endodeoxyribonuclease RuvC — translated: MNKPIRILGIDPAIRKMGYGIVESNGDSVQLISYGVINGNGNDQVRRLRQLYDGLFEIVQKYVPEQVAMESVIFVQNRKTAIDMGAARGVALLLFSLKDLPVFEYSPRTVKIAATGRGSARKEQVSFMVRAILSLNYSPPADAADALAVALAHVHNLWNVRKGYDFIS
- the ruvA gene encoding Holliday junction branch migration protein RuvA — its product is MISYLKGILIYCSFPTIIVESHGIGFEIFSSLSLYQSLPPLHSEVSLYTHLNVSENRFELFGFHDLEEQLTFRILVEKVHGVGPKTAITILNVLPPKEFKEAIYREDYRVLSKIKGIGEKTAHRLVVELKDKLDMGHSVVGPFSKVTKDQIFEDSLKALVALGFKETEAVKLVRKVREKEPEKDLEGVIRECLKLTCMER